One genomic window of Cupriavidus pauculus includes the following:
- a CDS encoding hydrolase has product MSNAKLQVLTPRNSQLIFIDHQPQMAFGVQSMDRQTMKNNVVGLAKAAKIFDVPTTITTVESDSFSGYTYPELLDVFPGKETLERTSMNSWDDQKVRDALAANGRRKIVVAGLWTEVCNTTFALSAMLEGDYEIYMVADASGGTTKEAHDYAMQRMIQAGVVPVTWQQVLLEWQRDWKNKETYDAVTGLAKEHSGAYGMGIDYAYTMVHKAAQRTQTPHASIAPVHAPVTEY; this is encoded by the coding sequence ATGTCGAACGCCAAGCTGCAAGTCCTGACCCCGCGCAACAGCCAGCTGATCTTCATCGACCACCAGCCCCAGATGGCCTTCGGCGTGCAGTCGATGGACCGCCAGACCATGAAGAACAATGTCGTGGGCCTGGCCAAGGCAGCAAAGATCTTCGACGTGCCGACCACCATCACCACGGTCGAGTCCGATTCGTTCTCCGGCTACACCTACCCCGAGCTGCTCGACGTGTTCCCCGGCAAGGAAACGCTGGAGCGCACCTCGATGAACTCGTGGGACGACCAGAAGGTGCGTGACGCGCTGGCCGCCAATGGCCGCAGGAAGATCGTCGTGGCCGGCCTGTGGACCGAAGTCTGCAACACGACCTTCGCGCTGAGCGCGATGCTCGAAGGCGACTACGAGATCTACATGGTGGCCGACGCCTCGGGCGGCACGACCAAGGAAGCGCACGACTACGCGATGCAGCGCATGATCCAGGCCGGCGTGGTGCCCGTGACGTGGCAGCAGGTGCTGCTCGAGTGGCAGCGCGACTGGAAGAACAAGGAAACGTACGATGCCGTGACGGGCCTGGCCAAGGAACACTCGGGCGCCTACGGCATGGGCATCGACTACGCCTACACGATGGTCCACAAGGCCGCCCAGCGCACGCAGACCCCGCACGCATCGATCGCACCGGTCCACGCGCCGGTGACCGAATACTGA
- a CDS encoding HU family DNA-binding protein, with protein sequence MATKKTAAPKTAAKKPAAPAKKVAPAAKKAATALVAKPLKETFNKSSLLAHLVAQTELDKKTVQTVLVHLENTIASAIHKKGAGEFTFPGLFKVAAIQVPATKKRFGKNPFTGQDQWFAAKPASVKVKVRPLKKLKDAAL encoded by the coding sequence ATGGCAACGAAGAAGACAGCCGCCCCGAAGACTGCGGCAAAGAAACCGGCAGCCCCGGCGAAGAAGGTTGCGCCCGCAGCCAAGAAAGCTGCAACCGCCCTTGTCGCCAAGCCGCTGAAGGAAACGTTCAACAAGTCGAGCCTGCTGGCACATCTGGTCGCACAAACCGAGCTGGACAAGAAGACGGTACAAACCGTGCTCGTCCACCTCGAGAACACGATCGCCAGTGCCATCCACAAGAAGGGAGCGGGCGAATTCACGTTCCCGGGCCTGTTCAAGGTGGCGGCCATCCAGGTGCCCGCGACTAAGAAGCGCTTCGGGAAAAATCCCTTCACTGGCCAGGACCAATGGTTCGCCGCGAAGCCGGCTTCCGTGAAGGTGAAAGTGCGCCCGCTGAAGAAGCTCAAGGATGCGGCCCTGTAA